The following proteins come from a genomic window of Pararhodobacter sp.:
- a CDS encoding acetyl-CoA C-acetyltransferase, which produces MRDAVICEPLRTPVGGYGGTFRDLPAADLAALVIRELVNRTGLRSEDIDDVILGQCYPNAEAPAIGRVAALDAGLDISVPGVQIDRRCGSGLQAVIDAAMRVQTGAADLIIAGGAESMSQAEYYTLGARWGLGGRDAGFHCRIGRGRVTSGGKAYPIRGGMLETAENLRRDFAISRSEQDAFAVASHAKAVAATAAGKFSDEIVPVTVKTRRGMVRWTTDEHIRQEATLESLSTLRPILGRDDPEATVTAGNASGQNDAAAACIVTTRLRAESMGLKPLGRLVSWGVAGVGPERMGIGPVPAVSRALAKAELTLADMDLIELNEAFATQAIACLRWWDLAVDDARLNVNGSGISLGHPVGATGARIIATMLREMDRRGARYGLETMCIGGGQGLAAVFERVE; this is translated from the coding sequence ATGCGCGACGCCGTGATCTGTGAACCGCTGCGCACGCCGGTCGGCGGCTATGGTGGAACCTTTCGGGACCTGCCAGCCGCCGATCTGGCCGCGCTGGTGATCCGGGAATTGGTCAACCGCACCGGCCTGCGGAGCGAGGACATCGACGATGTCATCCTCGGACAATGCTATCCCAATGCCGAGGCCCCCGCGATCGGGCGCGTGGCGGCGCTTGATGCCGGGCTTGATATCTCGGTGCCCGGTGTCCAGATCGACCGGCGCTGCGGGTCCGGCCTGCAGGCCGTGATCGACGCGGCGATGCGGGTCCAGACCGGCGCCGCCGACCTGATCATCGCTGGCGGCGCTGAATCGATGAGTCAAGCCGAATATTATACTTTGGGGGCGCGTTGGGGCCTCGGGGGGCGCGACGCCGGTTTTCATTGCCGGATCGGGCGCGGGCGCGTGACCTCGGGCGGCAAGGCTTATCCGATCCGCGGCGGCATGCTGGAAACTGCCGAGAACCTGCGACGCGATTTTGCGATCAGCCGCAGTGAACAAGATGCCTTTGCCGTCGCCTCGCACGCCAAGGCCGTGGCGGCGACCGCCGCAGGTAAGTTCAGCGATGAAATCGTGCCGGTCACCGTGAAGACCCGCAGGGGCATGGTCCGGTGGACCACCGACGAACACATCCGCCAGGAAGCGACGCTGGAAAGCCTGTCGACCCTGCGCCCCATCTTGGGCCGAGACGACCCCGAAGCGACGGTGACCGCGGGCAATGCCAGCGGGCAGAACGATGCCGCTGCCGCCTGCATCGTCACCACACGCCTTAGGGCCGAGTCGATGGGGCTTAAGCCCCTTGGCCGGCTGGTCAGCTGGGGAGTGGCCGGGGTCGGGCCCGAACGCATGGGCATCGGCCCGGTGCCCGCGGTGTCCCGTGCGCTGGCCAAGGCCGAACTGACACTTGCGGACATGGACCTGATCGAGCTGAACGAGGCCTTTGCCACCCAGGCCATCGCCTGCCTGCGGTGGTGGGATCTGGCTGTCGATGACGCGCGGCTCAATGTCAACGGCTCTGGCATTTCGCTGGGTCACCCGGTGGGCGCGACCGGCGCGCGCATCATCGCCACCATGCTGCGCGAAATGGATCGCCGCGGCGCGCGCTACGGACTCGAGACCATGTGCATCGGTGGCGGGCAAGGGCTGGCGGCGGTGTTTGAACGCGTTGAGTGA
- a CDS encoding GlxA family transcriptional regulator, with amino-acid sequence MQTIGILPIEGFSLLSLASVVDPFRSANLLSRKKLYDIVTIGRDLTPVASSGPAMARISHLMTNDLELGSLFVIAGGRPENFSDQKTLHWIEQMFRKGVCICGVSGGPVILAKAGIVTGHRMTVHWEHAPALLEAYPDLMLERTLFTRDRRLITYGGGAAALDMTLALIGQDHGPEFVRKVGDWCLHTDIREATRAQRRAAPRNVGPANAAIVQVVQAMETHIAVPLSLPDLAQIAGLSERQLNRVFVRATDETVMGYYRNLRLDCAANLLRSSALSVTQIALATGFASSSHFTAAYRARYGVLPSASRA; translated from the coding sequence GTGCAAACCATCGGAATTCTGCCGATCGAAGGCTTTTCTCTGTTGTCGCTGGCCAGCGTCGTCGACCCGTTTCGCAGCGCCAATCTGCTGAGCCGGAAAAAGCTGTATGACATCGTGACCATCGGCCGCGACCTGACGCCCGTTGCCAGTTCCGGCCCGGCGATGGCGCGGATTTCTCACTTGATGACAAACGATCTGGAACTTGGCTCTCTGTTCGTCATTGCTGGCGGGCGGCCTGAGAATTTCAGCGACCAAAAGACGCTGCACTGGATCGAGCAGATGTTTCGCAAGGGTGTGTGCATCTGCGGCGTATCGGGCGGGCCGGTGATCCTGGCCAAGGCCGGTATCGTGACCGGGCACCGGATGACCGTGCATTGGGAACACGCGCCGGCGCTGCTCGAAGCCTATCCAGACCTGATGCTGGAACGCACCCTGTTCACCCGCGATCGCCGCTTGATCACCTACGGCGGCGGCGCGGCGGCGCTGGACATGACCCTTGCGTTGATCGGGCAGGATCATGGCCCGGAGTTCGTGCGCAAGGTCGGCGATTGGTGCCTGCACACCGACATCCGCGAGGCCACGCGGGCGCAGCGTCGCGCAGCGCCAAGGAATGTCGGACCGGCGAATGCGGCAATCGTGCAGGTGGTGCAGGCGATGGAAACGCATATTGCCGTGCCGCTGTCGCTACCGGATCTGGCGCAGATCGCCGGGCTGTCGGAACGGCAGCTGAACCGCGTCTTTGTGCGCGCCACGGATGAAACGGTGATGGGCTATTACCGGAACCTGCGGCTGGACTGCGCGGCAAACTTGCTGCGCAGCTCGGCGCTAAGCGTTACCCAGATTGCGCTGGCGACCGGGTTCGCCAGTTCGTCGCACTTCACCGCGGCCTATCGCGCGCGATATGGCGTTCTGCCCTCGGCCAGTCGCGCCTGA
- the cofH gene encoding 5-amino-6-(D-ribitylamino)uracil--L-tyrosine 4-hydroxyphenyl transferase CofH, with amino-acid sequence MTYVPKNLELRVGVTDTEAASLLDVPLHLLMARAQALRDQGHGRLISYSRKVFIPLTELCRDVCHYCTFAKSPRRIAAPYLTPEQVLEIARAGQAAGCKEALFTLGDKPELRYRAAREALDRMGYQSTLHYLAAMAELVIRETGLLPHLNPGVMTRDEMAMLRPVAVSMGIMLETVSARLGEKGNCHAGSPDKDPRVRLETLRGAGELKIPFTSGILIGIGETRAERIDSLLALRRLHQEYGHLQEIIIQNFRAKPDTRMANWPEPDLADLQWTIAVARLIFGPAMSIQAPPNLSRGGDGLIAAGINDWGGVSPVTPDHVNPEAPWPHLDQLAADTARCGKILVERLGIYPAFAHQKNAWLDKALRKPVLDRIDADGLARTDPWVPGSAGQALPNLPASPVVVPDLTLSRILSDADRGEILREADVCRMLAARDGEVHEVMQAADAVRKRVSGETVSYVVTRNINYTNICYFKCKFCAFSKGKMSENLRGRPYNLGADVVVQRAREAWERGAVEVCLQGGIHPDYTGQTYLDILRAIKSDLPDMHVHAFSPLEVHQGAATLGIPVPDFVARLIDEGLGSLPGTAAEILDDEVRRDLCPDKITTAQWFEVINAAHTQGLRTTATIMFGHIDRPVHWARHLLRLRDQQMRTGGFTELVPLPFVHMESPIYLKGDSRKGPTWRESVLLHAVARLALNPHIPNIQASWVKLGPDGVAACLAAGVNDIGGTLMDETITRSAGASHGQEMSPSAMEALLARVGRPARQRTTLYQDASLDRRAASFAASPA; translated from the coding sequence ATGACCTATGTTCCAAAGAACCTCGAACTCCGCGTCGGAGTAACAGACACTGAGGCCGCATCGCTGCTGGACGTTCCGCTGCACTTATTGATGGCGCGTGCCCAGGCACTGCGCGATCAGGGCCACGGGCGGCTGATCAGCTATTCCCGCAAGGTGTTCATCCCGCTGACTGAACTCTGCCGCGACGTGTGTCACTATTGCACCTTTGCCAAGTCGCCGCGACGGATTGCGGCGCCCTATCTGACGCCCGAACAGGTGTTGGAGATCGCCCGCGCGGGTCAGGCGGCGGGCTGCAAGGAGGCGCTGTTCACCCTGGGCGACAAGCCGGAACTGCGGTATCGCGCCGCGCGCGAGGCCCTGGACCGGATGGGATACCAGAGCACGCTGCACTACCTGGCGGCGATGGCCGAACTGGTGATCCGCGAAACCGGGCTGCTGCCGCATCTCAACCCCGGCGTGATGACCCGCGACGAGATGGCGATGCTGCGCCCGGTTGCGGTGTCGATGGGCATCATGCTGGAAACCGTCTCGGCGCGGCTGGGGGAAAAGGGGAACTGCCACGCCGGGTCGCCTGACAAGGACCCGCGCGTCCGGCTGGAAACGCTGCGCGGTGCGGGCGAGCTCAAGATCCCGTTCACCTCGGGCATCCTGATCGGCATCGGCGAAACCCGGGCCGAGCGGATCGACAGCCTGCTGGCGCTGCGTCGTCTGCACCAGGAGTACGGGCATCTACAGGAAATCATCATCCAGAATTTCCGCGCCAAGCCGGATACGCGGATGGCAAACTGGCCAGAACCCGATCTGGCCGATCTGCAATGGACCATCGCTGTCGCGCGGCTGATCTTTGGCCCCGCCATGTCGATCCAGGCTCCGCCCAACCTGTCGCGGGGTGGCGATGGGCTGATTGCGGCCGGGATCAACGACTGGGGCGGCGTCTCGCCGGTCACGCCGGACCATGTGAACCCCGAGGCGCCCTGGCCGCATCTGGACCAACTGGCCGCCGATACCGCCCGCTGCGGCAAGATCCTGGTCGAACGGCTGGGCATCTACCCGGCCTTTGCCCATCAGAAAAACGCCTGGCTGGACAAGGCCTTGCGCAAGCCGGTGCTGGATCGGATCGACGCCGACGGTCTGGCGCGGACCGACCCCTGGGTTCCCGGCAGCGCCGGTCAGGCCCTGCCCAACCTGCCAGCTTCGCCCGTCGTCGTGCCGGACCTGACCCTGTCGCGCATCCTGTCGGACGCGGACAGGGGCGAAATCCTGCGCGAAGCCGATGTCTGCCGCATGCTGGCCGCCCGCGATGGCGAGGTGCACGAGGTGATGCAGGCCGCCGACGCGGTGCGCAAACGGGTCAGCGGCGAGACCGTCAGCTATGTCGTCACGCGCAACATCAACTACACCAACATCTGCTATTTCAAGTGCAAGTTCTGCGCGTTCTCCAAGGGCAAGATGAGCGAGAACCTGCGTGGCCGCCCCTATAATCTGGGTGCCGACGTGGTGGTGCAGCGCGCCCGCGAAGCCTGGGAAAGGGGCGCCGTCGAAGTCTGTTTGCAAGGCGGGATTCACCCCGACTACACCGGCCAGACCTATCTGGACATCCTGCGCGCGATCAAGTCGGACCTTCCGGACATGCATGTCCACGCATTCTCGCCGCTCGAGGTGCATCAGGGCGCCGCAACGCTGGGCATTCCGGTGCCGGATTTCGTCGCGCGTCTGATCGACGAAGGCCTGGGCAGCCTGCCGGGCACCGCCGCCGAGATTCTCGATGACGAGGTGCGGCGTGATTTGTGCCCGGACAAGATCACCACCGCGCAATGGTTCGAGGTGATAAACGCCGCCCATACCCAGGGGCTGCGGACGACGGCGACGATCATGTTCGGCCACATCGACCGCCCGGTGCACTGGGCGCGGCACCTGTTGCGGTTGCGCGACCAGCAGATGCGGACCGGCGGGTTTACCGAACTGGTGCCGCTGCCATTTGTGCACATGGAATCGCCAATCTACCTGAAGGGCGACTCGCGCAAGGGGCCGACCTGGCGCGAATCCGTCCTGCTCCATGCGGTCGCTCGGCTGGCGCTGAACCCGCACATTCCCAACATCCAGGCGTCCTGGGTCAAACTGGGCCCCGATGGCGTGGCCGCCTGTCTTGCAGCGGGGGTGAACGACATCGGCGGCACCTTGATGGATGAAACCATCACCCGTTCGGCGGGCGCGTCGCATGGCCAGGAGATGTCCCCGTCCGCGATGGAGGCCTTGCTGGCGCGGGTCGGACGGCCGGCGCGGCAGCGCACCACCCTGTATCAAGATGCATCCTTGGATCGCCGCGCGGCATCCTTTGCGGCGTCTCCTGCCTGA